A window of the Pogona vitticeps strain Pit_001003342236 chromosome 4, PviZW2.1, whole genome shotgun sequence genome harbors these coding sequences:
- the LOC110071785 gene encoding translocating chain-associated membrane protein 1-like 1 isoform X2, whose product MLIAIILHAVIQEYILDKINRRLHLSKTKHSKFNESGQLAFFYLFSFVWGASILSAEEFTTNPTLLWEDYPHSHMFFQVKFFYICQIAYWLHALPELYFQKIRKEDIPRQLHYICLYIAHIAGAYILNLHRLGLILLVPHYLVELIFHASRLFYFSDENKQKGFTLWALLFVMARLLTLTLSVLTFGFGLARAENPGFSIVEGNFSILTIRISCLAAICLTQAWMMWKFINFQLKKWREHIQNQIPKKKTNAKIKSTKKESCRTSFVNGAVKFEEGTSPRKRKSKFL is encoded by the exons ATGCTTATAGCCATTATTCTGCATGCAGTGATTCAGGAATACATACTAGAT aAAATTAATAGACGACttcatttgtcaaaaacaaagcaTAGCAAATTCAACGAATCAGGGCAACTAGCATTTTTCTACTTGTTTTCATTTGTCTGGGGAGCAAGTATTTTGTCTGCA GAAGAATTCACAACAAACCCAACTTTATTGTGGGAAGATTACCCTCATTCTCACATGTT TTTTCAGGTTAAATTCTTCTATATCTGCCAGATTGCCTATTGGCTTCATGCACTGCCAGAACTTTACTTCCAAAAGATTAGAAAG GAAGATATTCCAAGACAGTTGCACTATATCTGCCTTTATATTGCTCACATAGCTGGTGCCTACATTTTGAA tCTTCATCGTTTGGGTCTCATTTTGCTGGTACCTCATTACCTTGTGGAACTTATCTTTCATGCTTCACGCCTTTTCTACTTCAGTGACGAGAATAAGCAGAAAGG ATTTACTCTTTGGGCTCTGCTGTTTGTAATGGCTCGTCTTCTGACCCTCACTTTGTCAGTCCTTACATTTGGATTTGGTCTGGCAAGAGCAGAAAATCCTGGCTTTTCTATAGTGGAAGGAAACTTCAGTATACTCACCATTAG AATCAGCTGTCTGGCTGCAATTTGTTTGACCCAAGCTTGGATGATGTGGAAATTCATAAATTTCCAATTGAAAAAATGGAGAGAGCATATACAGAACCAAATTCCAAAGAAAAAAACCAATGCAAAGATTAAATCAACAAAAAAGGAATCATGTAGAA CCAGTTTTGTCAATGGAGCAGTAAAATTTGAAGAGGGCACATCAcctagaaaaagaaaatcaaaattttTGTGA